From the Odocoileus virginianus isolate 20LAN1187 ecotype Illinois chromosome 21, Ovbor_1.2, whole genome shotgun sequence genome, one window contains:
- the DCAF16 gene encoding DDB1- and CUL4-associated factor 16 translates to MGPRNPSPDPLSESESEEEENTTYLNESSGEEWDSSEEEDPVVPNLTPLESLAWQVKCLLKYSTTWKPLNPNSWLYHAKLLDASTPVHILREIGLRLSHCSHCVPKLEPIPEWPPLASCGVPPFQKPLISPSRLSRDHATLNGPLQFATKQLSRTLSRATPIPEYLKQIPNSCVSGCCCGWLTKTVKETTRTEPINTTYSYTDFQKAVNKLLTASL, encoded by the coding sequence ATGGGTCCTAGAAATCCCTCTCCTGATCCCTTATCAGAatcagaaagtgaggaagaagaaaacacTACTTACCTAAATGAGAGTTCTGGGGAAGAGTGGGATTCCTCTGAAGAAGAGGACCCTGTGGTGCCCAACCTAACACCTCTTGAGAGTCTTGCCTGGCAGGTTAAgtgccttttaaaatattctacaaCTTGGAAACCGTTAAATCCTAATTCCTGGTTATATCATGCTAAACTCCTGGATGCTAGCACACCAGTCCATATACTTCGAGAGATAGGTCTGAGACTCTCTCATTGCTCCCATTGTGTACCCAAACTGGAACCAATTCCTGAATGGCCTCCTCTGGCTTCTTGTGGAGTACCACCTTTTCAAAAGCCCCTTATAAGTCCCAGCCGGCTTTCTAGAGACCATGCCACTCTAAACGGACCACTGCAGTTTGCCACCAAACAGTTAAGCCGAACATTGAGTAGAGCCACCCCCATACCTGAATACCTAAAACAGATTCCTAATTCCTGTGTTTCTGGTTGTTGCTGTGGCTGGTTAACTAAAACAGTTAAGGAAACAACCCGCACTGAACCCATCAACACTACTTATTCCTACACTGACTTCCAAAAGGCAGTTAACAAACTCCTAACTGCATCGTTATAA